The proteins below are encoded in one region of Alistipes communis:
- a CDS encoding DUF488 domain-containing protein → MTRIAIKRVYEPATDTDGLRVLVDKLWPRGIRKEALHYDLWAKEIAPSAPLRRWFHADPQGRWEEFRRRYLHELAASPAVRAFVAKIEKEPCATLLYASKNAEENHARVLREYLERESG, encoded by the coding sequence ATGACACGAATCGCAATCAAGCGGGTCTACGAACCCGCAACGGACACGGACGGACTGCGGGTGCTGGTCGACAAACTCTGGCCGCGCGGCATCCGCAAGGAGGCGTTGCACTACGACCTGTGGGCGAAGGAGATCGCGCCCTCCGCTCCCCTCCGGAGATGGTTCCATGCCGACCCGCAAGGCCGTTGGGAAGAGTTCCGCAGACGGTATCTGCACGAACTGGCGGCGTCGCCCGCCGTGAGGGCGTTCGTCGCAAAGATCGAAAAGGAACCGTGCGCGACGCTTCTCTACGCCTCCAAAAATGCGGAGGAGAACCACGCGCGCGTGTTACGGGAGTATCTCGAACGGGAGTCGGGATGA